The stretch of DNA CTATTCTTCATGGGTGTGTCCATGAAAGCCGTGAGTATGGGGATGTAAGTGCACGATTTTCTCGTGCCGATGTGTGTGCTCGTGTATGAGATTGGTCTCTTCCAGGAGGCGTGCGTTTTCTAAAACCTGCGCCGGGGAACCATGGTATACGACTGAGCCATCCTGCATCACGTAGACTTCGTCACAAATCTCCTTAAGGATGCTCAGATCATGCGTCGAAGTCACGATCGTTTTGTGATTCTCTCCCCAGTGATGCAAAAGTTCGATTAAAACAGACTGAGTTCGCGGATCCAGTGCGGCCGTCGGTTCATCCAGCAAAAGCACATCCGGATCAATGACCAGTACAGACGCGAGCGCCACTTTTTTCTTTTCACCGATTGAAAGTCTGTAAGGCGGCCTTTCTCTCACCGACTCCAGGCCAAATTGCTCGATCGTGCGCTCAGCCTGCAAGCGAACTCTCTCTTTCTCCCATCCGAGCTGTAAGGGTCCAAAACAGATTTCATCCCAAACCGTTGGCGAAAACAATTGGACTTCAGGATCTTGAAACAGAAAACCGACTTGCCTTCGAAAAGTATAATGAAAAGATTCTTCCTGGAATCTTTCTTCGGTCAACTGAGTGCCGTTGAATTCCAGCACACCTTTCTGCGGGAAATAAAGCGCGTCAAGCAGCTTCAAGAGTGTGCTTTTTCCCGAACCGTTGGCGCCGATCAAAGCGATACGCGAAGAATGCGCCACCTGCATCGCCTCGATATTGACGGCAGGGAACTTGTTCAGAT from bacterium encodes:
- a CDS encoding energy-coupling factor ABC transporter ATP-binding protein, with the protein product MNALYKLANVQYSYLNKFPAVNIEAMQVAHSSRIALIGANGSGKSTLLKLLDALYFPQKGVLEFNGTQLTEERFQEESFHYTFRRQVGFLFQDPEVQLFSPTVWDEICFGPLQLGWEKERVRLQAERTIEQFGLESVRERPPYRLSIGEKKKVALASVLVIDPDVLLLDEPTAALDPRTQSVLIELLHHWGENHKTIVTSTHDLSILKEICDEVYVMQDGSVVYHGSPAQVLENARLLEETNLIHEHTHRHEKIVHLHPHTHGFHGHTHEE